Proteins from a genomic interval of Polyodon spathula isolate WHYD16114869_AA chromosome 1, ASM1765450v1, whole genome shotgun sequence:
- the LOC121315827 gene encoding cyclin-dependent kinases regulatory subunit 2, whose translation MAHKQIYYSDKYADEHYEYRHVMLPKELAKQVPKTHLMSEEEWRRLGVQQSLGWIHYMMHEPEPHILLFRRPLPKN comes from the exons ATGGCTCATAAACAGATCTACTATTCTGATAAATATGCCGACGAGCACTACGAATACAG GCATGTTATGTTGCCAAAGGAACTTGCGAAACAAGTACCAAAAACCCATCTAATGTCAGAAGAAGAATGGAGGCGACTGGGTGTACAGCAGAGTCTTGGATGGATTCACTACATGATGCACGAGCCAG aaccACACATTCTTTTATTCAGAAGACCTCTTCCAAAAAATTGA